The Caldilineales bacterium genome has a window encoding:
- a CDS encoding ATP-binding protein, translated as MRYFNTVGPVRCDEHYCLPPLDRIDLEDVMTLIDQQKYFVLHAPRQTGKTSTLKALMVHLNHQRRFRCLYVNFEVAQGYRQNVSEGVTVLLREIGEKAALTLGDTTAEAIAAEMIARPAPSLSVFLSRWCRASDQPTVLLIDEIDALVGDLLITVLRQLRAGCLDRPQAFPQSVILCGVRDVRDYRIRSDSTRQIITGGSAFNIKAASLRLGDFSREDTERLLMQHTSETGQRFEPEAMAAIWDLTQGQPWLVNALAYESCFQMREGRDRSRSISVELVFRAKENLIERREVHLDQLADKLLEARVRQVIEALLVGDGMPANVPEDDLQYVVDLGLIRRKPHVAIANPIYREIIPRTLTSVTQDTMVQQAAWYVRADGRLNMDELLSAFQQFFREHSESWVERFNYREAGPQLLMQAFLQRIVNGGGRIEREYGLGRKRTDLLILWPLAGELGAGKPVQRVVIELKLLHGSLEATVAEGLAQTWAYADRCGAEESHLIIFDRTPGKPWENKLFRREERHEGREITVWGM; from the coding sequence TCGATGCGACGAACACTATTGCCTCCCACCCCTGGATCGCATCGATCTGGAAGACGTCATGACCCTGATCGACCAACAGAAGTACTTCGTCCTCCACGCCCCCCGACAGACAGGCAAGACCTCGACCCTGAAGGCGTTGATGGTGCACCTGAATCATCAAAGACGCTTTCGCTGTCTTTATGTCAATTTCGAGGTGGCGCAAGGCTATCGTCAGAACGTAAGCGAGGGCGTGACGGTTCTGTTACGCGAGATCGGGGAGAAAGCGGCCCTGACATTGGGCGACACCACGGCCGAAGCCATTGCCGCTGAGATGATCGCCCGGCCTGCACCCTCACTGAGCGTTTTTCTGAGTCGCTGGTGCAGAGCTTCGGACCAGCCCACCGTTCTTCTGATCGACGAAATCGATGCCCTCGTAGGCGACCTCCTTATCACCGTCCTTCGTCAACTGCGCGCAGGCTGTCTCGACCGGCCGCAAGCCTTCCCCCAAAGCGTCATTCTTTGCGGTGTGCGCGATGTCCGGGATTACCGCATCCGCTCGGACAGCACCAGGCAGATCATCACCGGCGGCAGCGCCTTCAATATCAAGGCCGCCTCCCTGCGGCTGGGCGACTTCAGTCGCGAGGATACGGAGCGACTGTTGATGCAGCACACGAGCGAGACCGGGCAGCGATTCGAGCCGGAAGCAATGGCCGCAATCTGGGATTTGACGCAAGGGCAGCCGTGGCTGGTAAATGCTCTGGCCTACGAAAGCTGTTTTCAGATGCGCGAAGGCCGCGATCGCAGCCGGTCGATCAGCGTCGAGCTGGTTTTTCGGGCCAAAGAGAACCTGATCGAACGACGGGAGGTGCATCTCGACCAATTGGCCGATAAACTGCTCGAGGCGCGCGTGCGTCAGGTGATCGAAGCTCTGCTGGTGGGCGATGGCATGCCGGCCAACGTGCCCGAAGACGACCTGCAATACGTCGTCGATCTGGGCTTGATCCGGCGCAAACCCCATGTAGCCATCGCCAACCCCATCTATCGCGAGATCATCCCGCGCACCCTCACCAGCGTGACCCAGGACACGATGGTGCAGCAGGCCGCCTGGTATGTGCGGGCAGATGGCCGGCTGAACATGGATGAGCTGCTTTCGGCTTTCCAACAGTTCTTCCGCGAGCATTCCGAAAGCTGGGTGGAACGATTCAACTATCGCGAAGCAGGCCCGCAACTGCTGATGCAGGCATTCTTGCAGCGGATTGTGAACGGGGGCGGTCGCATCGAACGCGAGTATGGTCTGGGCCGCAAACGAACGGATCTGCTCATTCTCTGGCCGTTGGCCGGAGAACTGGGGGCGGGTAAGCCAGTGCAGCGGGTGGTGATAGAACTCAAGTTGTTGCACGGATCGCTAGAAGCAACCGTGGCCGAGGGCCTGGCCCAAACCTGGGCCTATGCCGACCGCTGCGGAGCCGAAGAATCACACCTCATCATCTTCGATCGCACGCCCGGCAAGCCGTGGGAAAATAAGCTGTTTCGCCGCGAGGAGCGACACGAGGGGCGGGAAATCACGGTTTGGGGGATGTAG